The nucleotide sequence CCGAATGACGACCGCCGCACCAAGCTGCGGCTCGGGCGAATGCGCTGGAAGGAGAACGAGCCCGCAACCGGATGCCCATTCCGCGACATCGCGCGGACCCCTGCGGAGAATGTGACGGGGATCGACCGCAGCATCGCAGGTGTCCGCGTTGCCCTCACCGAGGCGCTGGTCGCCGATCCGCGCAATGACGATCACGCCGTCATGTCGCAGCTCACCGCGCTGTTCGCACTGCTGCACAACGGGCTCATTGATATCATTCGCCGTAATGAAGGCAACGCGGGGCCAAATGGTCAGTTCGGTGCCGCCTACAAGCGCTTCTTGTGCGCCCGCGGCGCACTGACGGCCATCTATCACAACATCATCCGCAACGACCTGATGCGGCGGGTGATCCATCCGGCGATCTACGCGGTTTATCACGGACCTAGCCCCGACTTTATCGAGCGCCCCCATTCCACCGGAGGCTTTGCGACCGGCGACTGGGAAGTCCCCTTCGAGTTCTCGCACGGCGCGTTTCGCTTCGGCCATGCCATGGTGCGGCACGAATACCAGATCAATGACCTGTCCCTCCACGACCTCAATAACACGCTTGAAAAATCCTCCCTGAACGATCCTGTCAACATGCCGCTCGACGAGACGTGGATGGTCCAGTGGTCGCGCTTCTTCGAGATCAACGGATCGAAGCCGAATTTCAGCCGGCGCATCGGACCCTATCTGAGCGACGGTCTCGGCAACGACCAGATGTTTCCCGCGTTCGACGAAACCGAACGCGTAGGCCTGCTCTATCGTGACCTGCTCGGCGCCGGCCTCGCCGGCATGTGGTCGGTAGACGCACTGATTGCCGAGATCGGTCGCAGACGGCCGCATCTCATCGCCATGTCGCGCCTGCTTGCCGACCGCGCCTATCGTGTCGATCAACTTCGCGAATGGCTGGCCGCCGCGCCTGCATATGGCGCGCTGACGGCTGAGGACATCGAAACGCTTTCGAACGAGCCGCCGCTGCCTTTCTTCATCCTGTTTGAAGCGATGCGGCAACCGAACGCCGAGGGCCTGCGCCTCGGCCCGCTCGGTTCAATTATCGTCTCGGAAGTCATCTTTGGCGCGCTCGCGGGCGACCCGCGGCGCGCGGACAGCGGCTCGCTTGCCGGACAACTGGCGGCTATTTCCAGCGAATTTTATCCGGCAAACGTACTTCAGGGCATTCCCGATATCTCAAGCATGGCGCAGCTGGTGGAGTTCACCACCGAAATAGCCGAGCTGCAGCATGCCGTGCCTGCATTCTTGTGAAGCGGAATCCTCCGCTTCACGCAACCCGGAGAGTGAAGCTATGGCAATCGAAAGAATGCAAGTGACCAACCATGAGCGCTGGGGCAATCTGGTGAAGACATGGTCCACCGGCAAGAACTACCTCGACGACGACAACGAGTACCCGATCCCGACCACCGTCGACGAATTCAAGGAGCAGCTTGCCAAGGCCCAAGTGTTCATGACGGTGCCGGAACGGTTCAAGAAGGTAAAGTTCGTCGAACAGGAGATGGACACGATCGTGGTGCGTCTGCCGCCGGCCGTGATGATCGCGGATTCCGAAGAAAGCCTCAAAAAGCCAGGCGCGACCTATCCGCTTCCGCCGTTCTACAAGCGCCTGTTCAACGGCCTGGACCCGGTGATTCCGGAAAGCGACAAGTTCCGCGTGCATGCCGAACGCGTCGGGGACTACACCATCAGCTACTGTGCCTGATGATCTAGCTCCGCGTTAGGTACGTGATGCCATCGACAGGAAGCCCTCCGCCACGCAAACTTTGGCGCAGGGCTTCCCACCGCTCCTTCACGCTGATGGGATGCGCCTGCATAACCCAGCGCGCCGCCGCCTCGTCTGTCGGGGTGGAGGAGCCGACCCAGAATGAACGCAGGCCGTTCACGAAGCGCTGGACTTCCTGCTGCGCTCGCACGCGCTCCCCGAGCTGGAACAGCGCGGCGGCCCGCCATGCCGGCAGCACCTTGTTGATGCCTTGCGCGCGATCGCACGCTTCGATAGTTCCCTCGTAGTCGCCGCAGAAGAAGCGCACAGTGCCATGATAGGCCCATTCCAGATAGGAGGGCGCGGGTGAAAGTGCGAGCGACCGCTCGGCGCGAACGCGGGCATCGTCGATCGATCCGCAGATTGCCGAGTAGTGCGCACTGGATAGCAACGTCCATGGATCGTTGTCGTTGAGTTCGCAGGCGAGCGCCATATGTGGCGCGGCTTCCGCTTCGCGAAGCGCCATTACATAAGACCAGCCGCAGCACAGATGCGCCCTGGAATCGACCGGGTCCAGTTGAACGGCGGTCTTCGCCAGTTCGAGGGTAGCCTTCGCCTTGTCGAGATCGCGGAAGATTCCAGGATGCACTAGATGCTCGATATTATTCATTTGCACGAGGCTGCTGTAGCAGGGAGAGAACCCCGGATTGTCGCGGATCGCATCGCGGAAGATGGCGACCGCCCGCCGCCAGCTTTCGGGATCGAATTTCGACATGAGATTCTGTCCGCGCAGCCAGCGGTCGTGCAGGTCGAGCGACACGTCAGGCTCGCCGGCGAGCCGCATCAGGCGTTCGGTCGAGAGCTGCACGTTCAGCGCGGTCGCGATGCGGCGGATGATACGCTGTTGCGTTTCGAACCAGTTGCCCAGGCCGAGCCGGAAGCTCTCGCTCCAGACGTAGATCCCGGTGGTATCGTCGCGCAGCACCATTACAATGTTGATCTCGGGCCCCGCCTGGTAAGCGGTGGTTTCGATGCAGTATTGCGGCGCCGAATCGGGCGCGGGAAGCACGACGGCGGCCGGCGGACGGTCGACGACGCTCCATTCGCGGAAGCGTACGAGACAGGCGGCAAGATGCTGGGAGAACCCCTGCACCAGATGGCTATGGTCTTCATCGACGCCGTGCATCGCAAAGGGGCGCAGCACGAGGCGCGTCTTCGCGGGCGGATTGGCCGCTGGCGTGATCGGGACCACCGGCT is from Bradyrhizobium sp. AZCC 2176 and encodes:
- a CDS encoding BTAD domain-containing putative transcriptional regulator, encoding MPASANAITADNATAAPEGAPRLSVSLVGRLGVRFNGRPIELRTRKAGAVLSYLALLEAKQESRERLVGLFWSRSDEEKARASLRQVVRELRSMLEEAGYDGFVAERLMIGIDVGRIEVDIENVIQLAEGGRVHPLLLDTPQLDGRLLEGMDDLDPSFRVWVLAKRQTIHERLMRNLDEGLTSASVPADAKKRIAAAIVNLDPTHEYACRYLMRAHAEEGDVAGALRIYKALWDLLDRDYAMEPSSATEELVANIKLGILERAPADRAASAANDEFAVRMVRGSAPQPVVPITPAANPPAKTRLVLRPFAMHGVDEDHSHLVQGFSQHLAACLVRFREWSVVDRPPAAVVLPAPDSAPQYCIETTAYQAGPEINIVMVLRDDTTGIYVWSESFRLGLGNWFETQQRIIRRIATALNVQLSTERLMRLAGEPDVSLDLHDRWLRGQNLMSKFDPESWRRAVAIFRDAIRDNPGFSPCYSSLVQMNNIEHLVHPGIFRDLDKAKATLELAKTAVQLDPVDSRAHLCCGWSYVMALREAEAAPHMALACELNDNDPWTLLSSAHYSAICGSIDDARVRAERSLALSPAPSYLEWAYHGTVRFFCGDYEGTIEACDRAQGINKVLPAWRAAALFQLGERVRAQQEVQRFVNGLRSFWVGSSTPTDEAAARWVMQAHPISVKERWEALRQSLRGGGLPVDGITYLTRS